One window of the Halobacillus litoralis genome contains the following:
- a CDS encoding tripartite tricarboxylate transporter TctB family protein: MLKTLNQKISIVLILLAAGYLYMSYNLKEYSYVPVDSDFLPKVLGYLLIVLAVFLFFDKSSETEEEKEKRQVPRSEILVLLAVGGMIFLYIFLLEIIGFVLSSVLFVFCCSLFLGYRKHKINAMVAVIFPLVMYLSFNYLLQISLPQGILPF, from the coding sequence GTGCTGAAAACATTGAATCAAAAAATTAGTATTGTGCTGATTTTGTTGGCTGCGGGTTATTTGTATATGAGCTACAACTTGAAAGAGTACTCCTATGTGCCGGTGGATTCAGATTTTCTGCCTAAGGTGCTTGGTTATTTATTGATTGTGCTCGCTGTGTTTTTATTTTTTGATAAGTCATCAGAAACAGAAGAAGAAAAGGAGAAGAGGCAGGTTCCAAGAAGTGAAATTCTTGTATTGCTTGCGGTCGGAGGCATGATTTTTCTTTATATTTTCTTATTAGAGATCATTGGATTTGTGCTCAGCTCCGTATTGTTCGTCTTTTGCTGCTCTTTATTTTTGGGATATCGCAAGCACAAAATCAATGCGATGGTGGCGGTCATTTTTCCACTCGTCATGTATTTATCGTTCAATTATCTTTTGCAAATTAGTTTACCTCAAGGGATATTACCATTTTAG
- a CDS encoding tripartite tricarboxylate transporter permease, which yields MGAGLMEGFQVAFSWQGILFVLIGVVAGTLIGMMPGLGPISAIAIMIPITYGMDPSSALVMMAGVYYGAVFGGSTSSILLNAPGISGTVATSFDGYPMAQRGEAGKALAIAAISSFVGGTVSVVLLMLFAPALAQVAVSFGPAQYFALMFLGLTAISSLSDGSTNKALITATMGFMVATIGIDGQTGTTRFTFGNANLLEGIDFLVIALGLFALAEICHLVIKRKDTSLQNQGDIGSLKLTKQDFKEMRGPMTRQSFLGFILGVLPGAGATIASFIGYISEKRIAKRPEEFGKGSIKGLSAPETANNAATSGAFVPLLSLGIPGSGTTAVMLGAFLVLGIQPGPLLMADRPEVFWGIIASMYIGNIFLLILNLPLIPYIAKILKIARPMLISLVAIFSLIGVYAISFSTFDLYLLLIFGVLGYLMRLFSFPAAPFILAFILGGMMEQSFRQTMTASGGDMMALISDPVSISLYIVSLLSFAVPLIRNRKSARQV from the coding sequence ATGGGTGCAGGTTTGATGGAAGGGTTTCAAGTTGCCTTTAGCTGGCAAGGAATATTATTTGTTCTTATTGGTGTAGTAGCGGGAACGTTGATCGGGATGATGCCGGGTTTGGGACCGATCAGTGCGATTGCCATCATGATTCCGATCACATATGGAATGGATCCCTCTTCTGCACTTGTTATGATGGCTGGTGTTTATTATGGTGCTGTCTTCGGTGGATCGACCTCCTCCATTTTGTTGAATGCACCTGGGATATCAGGGACAGTTGCGACATCGTTTGACGGTTACCCCATGGCTCAGCGGGGCGAGGCAGGGAAAGCATTAGCGATTGCCGCGATTTCCTCCTTTGTCGGGGGAACGGTTTCAGTTGTACTGCTGATGCTTTTCGCTCCTGCTCTGGCGCAAGTGGCCGTATCTTTCGGTCCTGCCCAATATTTTGCGCTTATGTTCTTAGGTTTGACGGCCATCTCCAGTTTATCTGATGGATCGACAAATAAAGCTTTGATCACGGCTACGATGGGGTTCATGGTTGCGACCATCGGAATTGATGGCCAAACAGGGACGACCCGTTTTACATTCGGGAATGCCAATTTACTGGAAGGAATCGATTTCTTAGTCATCGCTCTCGGTTTGTTCGCATTGGCAGAGATCTGTCACCTTGTCATCAAAAGGAAAGACACCTCTCTTCAGAACCAGGGTGATATCGGAAGTCTGAAACTGACGAAGCAAGATTTCAAAGAAATGAGAGGACCGATGACGAGACAGTCTTTTCTCGGATTTATTTTAGGCGTGCTCCCAGGAGCAGGGGCGACCATCGCTTCGTTCATCGGCTATATTTCAGAAAAGAGAATAGCTAAACGACCGGAAGAATTCGGAAAAGGCTCGATCAAAGGATTGTCTGCTCCCGAAACAGCTAACAACGCTGCAACAAGTGGTGCTTTCGTGCCTTTGCTAAGCCTGGGAATTCCGGGGTCTGGGACGACAGCAGTCATGCTTGGAGCCTTCCTTGTCTTAGGCATCCAGCCAGGTCCATTGTTGATGGCTGACAGACCTGAAGTTTTCTGGGGAATCATTGCCAGCATGTATATCGGGAACATTTTCTTGCTGATTTTGAATCTGCCATTGATTCCTTACATTGCAAAAATCCTGAAAATCGCCCGTCCAATGCTCATCTCTCTCGTGGCGATTTTCAGTTTGATCGGTGTTTATGCCATCAGCTTCAGCACATTTGATTTATATCTATTGTTGATCTTCGGTGTGCTTGGTTACTTGATGAGGTTGTTCAGTTTTCCAGCTGCCCCTTTCATTCTTGCCTTCATTCTAGGTGGAATGATGGAGCAGTCTTTCCGACAAACGATGACAGCTTCTGGAGGGGACATGATGGCACTGATTTCCGATCCGGTTTCGATCAGCTTATATATCGTAAGTCTGTTGTCCTTCGCGGTGCCGCTGATCCGTAACCGTAAGAGTGCGAGACAGGTGTAA
- a CDS encoding YjhG/YagF family D-xylonate dehydratase — protein sequence MEFTETDIDLIETKAPGPGGTLPLTDEMLRNSPSGNLFGLSQNVGMGWQPNKLNEKQVLMLSTQGGMKDSNGDPVALGYHTGHWEVDMLMKEAAMEVHKAKGVPFAAYVSDPCDGRSQGTTGMFDSFPYRNDAAQVYRRLIRSLPTRRAVVGIATCDKGLPAMIMALASMHDLPTVIIPGGVTLPPTYGEDAGKIQTIGARYSNDELSLKEAAELGCVACATPGGGCQFLGTAASAQVVGEALGMSIPHSALAPSGQDIWKEMGRKSSQAVLEMINQKLTTKDIVTNEAIENAMVVHAAFGGSTNLLLHIPAIAHAAGCDIPTVEDWIEVNRKTPRIVSVLPNGPDHHPTVRAYLAGGVPEVMLHLKNLGLLHMDVMTVTGKTLRENLEWWEHSPRRAKMKQRLADADQVKAEEVIMSPERAKERGLTSTITFPVGNIAPEGAVIKSTSIDPEVIDAEGIYYHKGKIKVYTSERKAITAIKNGEIKKGDIMAVTGCGPLGTGMEETYQLTSALKHLSYGKYVTLLTDARFSGVSTGACIGHIGPEGLADGPIGKLKDDDVVEVYIDTHNLSGHLHFLGTEDQPATPEEGSEILAQRSQNEDIHPSEYLPDDTRLWAELQKVSGGTWKGSVYDVDRIIEVLRAGEKALEKEHITTS from the coding sequence ATGGAATTCACAGAAACGGACATCGATTTAATAGAAACGAAAGCCCCTGGCCCTGGAGGAACTCTTCCCCTTACAGACGAGATGCTCCGAAATTCTCCGAGTGGGAATCTGTTCGGTTTATCTCAAAATGTCGGGATGGGATGGCAGCCGAATAAATTGAATGAAAAACAAGTCCTGATGCTTAGTACGCAGGGAGGGATGAAAGACAGCAATGGCGACCCGGTTGCTCTTGGGTATCATACGGGGCACTGGGAAGTTGATATGCTCATGAAAGAAGCAGCAATGGAAGTCCATAAAGCTAAAGGGGTTCCTTTTGCCGCATATGTAAGCGATCCATGTGACGGCAGATCACAAGGGACGACAGGAATGTTCGATTCTTTTCCATACCGGAATGATGCCGCACAGGTCTATCGCAGACTTATCCGCTCCTTGCCGACAAGAAGAGCCGTCGTCGGAATTGCCACTTGTGATAAAGGACTGCCAGCGATGATAATGGCACTTGCTTCTATGCATGACCTTCCGACTGTCATCATCCCTGGTGGAGTGACGCTCCCCCCTACATATGGAGAAGATGCCGGAAAAATTCAAACCATCGGCGCCCGTTACTCCAATGATGAGCTTTCACTTAAAGAAGCTGCTGAACTCGGCTGTGTAGCATGTGCGACACCAGGAGGGGGATGCCAGTTCTTAGGGACAGCTGCATCAGCCCAGGTTGTCGGCGAGGCGCTCGGCATGTCGATCCCGCATTCAGCCCTGGCCCCATCCGGACAAGATATATGGAAAGAAATGGGCAGGAAATCCTCCCAGGCCGTTTTAGAGATGATCAATCAAAAATTAACTACTAAAGATATCGTTACAAATGAAGCGATCGAAAACGCGATGGTCGTCCATGCCGCTTTCGGTGGATCCACCAACCTCCTCCTTCATATACCGGCAATCGCTCACGCAGCAGGATGTGATATACCGACCGTAGAAGATTGGATCGAAGTGAACCGGAAGACACCTAGAATTGTAAGCGTTCTCCCGAATGGCCCTGACCATCACCCGACAGTAAGAGCCTATCTGGCAGGTGGCGTACCTGAAGTCATGCTTCATCTCAAGAATCTAGGCTTGCTCCACATGGATGTCATGACCGTAACTGGCAAAACATTGCGAGAGAACCTCGAATGGTGGGAGCATTCGCCGCGACGAGCTAAAATGAAACAACGTTTGGCTGACGCTGACCAAGTAAAAGCCGAAGAAGTCATCATGTCACCAGAACGTGCCAAAGAAAGAGGTCTCACCTCAACGATCACCTTCCCGGTCGGCAACATTGCACCAGAAGGAGCGGTTATAAAATCCACCTCCATCGACCCTGAAGTGATTGATGCAGAGGGAATATATTATCACAAAGGAAAAATTAAAGTATATACAAGCGAGAGGAAAGCCATCACCGCTATCAAAAATGGGGAAATTAAAAAAGGCGACATCATGGCAGTCACTGGCTGCGGACCACTAGGGACAGGTATGGAAGAAACCTATCAGCTTACATCCGCATTGAAGCACTTATCTTACGGCAAATACGTCACTCTTCTCACAGATGCCCGCTTCTCTGGTGTATCGACTGGCGCCTGCATCGGACATATCGGACCGGAAGGGTTAGCAGATGGACCAATCGGAAAATTGAAAGACGATGATGTAGTGGAAGTTTATATCGACACCCACAACCTGTCTGGCCACCTTCATTTTCTCGGCACCGAAGACCAGCCAGCCACACCAGAAGAAGGAAGTGAAATCCTGGCCCAGCGCAGCCAAAACGAGGATATCCACCCGTCGGAATATTTACCTGATGATACTCGTCTATGGGCAGAGCTGCAAAAAGTAAGTGGCGGCACATGGAAAGGAAGCGTGTATGATGTCGACCGCATCATTGAAGTATTGCGAGCAGGGGAAAAAGCACTGGAAAAAGAACACATAACTACTAGTTAA
- a CDS encoding extracellular solute-binding protein, producing the protein MLKPKIWLMAIAVLIFAAGCQDSESASNGDSGGGDSETLTLWHIETGKSEVALEDAVKRFEESHEGVNVEVVRQENDPYKTKLSVAMGGGTPPDVFHSWGGGWLEKFVNAGQVKDISENIDTSQYLPAALSPAEFDGKNYGAPLAMDIVPVWYNKEMFEEYGLEEPETYDELLEIVETLKSNDIVPFSLANQSKWPGSFYYMYFAERFGGPELFNEAYNREGRGFDDEAYIKAGEKIQELAEMEAFPDGFNGMNFDTGQSRQLLYAEQAGMIVQGNWMLGTTRNDMPEFEEKLGFFLFPTIEGGQGSNKDIVGGVSPVFSVSEKSEKQELAAELVNELTNKETAQQLANTDGAISAVKGVEYDDEYVQQISTVLEEAEYMQTFYDQTLPPELAEVHLDTTQALFGLSMTPEEAAKEVEAKAKEVLE; encoded by the coding sequence ATGTTAAAACCGAAAATATGGTTGATGGCGATTGCTGTATTGATTTTTGCGGCAGGGTGTCAGGACAGTGAGAGTGCTTCTAACGGGGATTCCGGAGGTGGCGATTCTGAAACATTGACACTCTGGCATATTGAAACAGGTAAATCTGAAGTGGCACTCGAGGATGCGGTCAAGCGTTTCGAGGAAAGTCATGAAGGCGTCAACGTCGAGGTTGTCAGACAGGAAAATGACCCTTATAAAACGAAACTTTCTGTCGCTATGGGCGGAGGTACACCACCAGATGTCTTCCACTCCTGGGGTGGCGGCTGGTTAGAGAAATTCGTAAATGCCGGCCAGGTGAAGGATATTTCAGAAAATATCGATACATCACAATACTTGCCTGCAGCACTTTCACCTGCTGAATTCGATGGCAAGAACTACGGTGCCCCTTTAGCTATGGATATCGTACCCGTCTGGTATAACAAAGAGATGTTCGAAGAGTACGGGCTTGAGGAGCCGGAAACTTATGACGAGCTGCTGGAAATCGTAGAAACATTGAAGTCCAATGACATTGTTCCATTTTCATTAGCCAACCAATCGAAATGGCCTGGTTCTTTCTATTACATGTATTTTGCTGAAAGATTCGGAGGCCCTGAACTTTTCAACGAAGCGTACAATCGTGAAGGCAGAGGCTTTGATGATGAAGCTTATATCAAAGCAGGAGAGAAAATCCAGGAGCTTGCTGAGATGGAAGCATTCCCGGATGGGTTCAACGGGATGAATTTTGATACAGGTCAATCGAGACAACTCCTTTATGCTGAACAGGCAGGAATGATTGTTCAGGGGAACTGGATGCTTGGGACGACAAGAAATGATATGCCTGAGTTTGAAGAGAAACTTGGATTCTTCTTGTTCCCGACCATTGAAGGTGGACAGGGATCGAACAAGGATATCGTCGGTGGTGTAAGTCCAGTCTTCTCTGTATCTGAGAAAAGTGAAAAGCAAGAGCTGGCAGCAGAGCTTGTCAATGAGTTGACGAACAAAGAAACAGCACAGCAGTTGGCAAATACAGATGGGGCCATCTCTGCAGTCAAGGGCGTAGAGTACGATGATGAATATGTCCAGCAAATCAGCACAGTGCTGGAAGAAGCAGAATACATGCAGACATTCTATGACCAGACCCTTCCGCCGGAATTAGCTGAAGTCCACTTGGATACGACTCAGGCGTTGTTCGGTTTATCCATGACACCTGAAGAGGCGGCCAAGGAAGTCGAGGCAAAAGCAAAAGAAGTTCTAGAATAG
- a CDS encoding carbohydrate ABC transporter permease: MANNAKKLSDEQDQHSGSEKVYSPPAPVRLDKAKKKREKQDLWVIIGFMGPALLIYGLYVIYSIVMTFYYSLFEWSGIDNNMVFNGIQNYITLMGDAVFWTSLQNNFLLVGASLLTQLPLGLIMALLLFSPIKGMRFFRSIYFMPFLMSTVAIGILFIYIFDGNFGIVNQILGQLGLESWQRGWLGNEETAIWAVIATVCWQFAPFYMILFRAAIVGIPEELYEAADIDGANSRKKFFAITLPLLVPTIITSSILSIIGALKYFDLIYVMTDGGPNNSTELMATYMYEQTFTNFNMGYGSSISFSMFIIALIVTIFIIIFDQKRKGAS; the protein is encoded by the coding sequence TTGGCGAATAATGCAAAGAAATTGAGTGATGAGCAGGACCAGCACAGTGGGAGCGAGAAGGTCTACAGCCCTCCTGCACCGGTACGGTTAGATAAAGCGAAAAAGAAGAGGGAGAAACAGGATTTATGGGTGATCATCGGTTTCATGGGTCCGGCTCTCCTGATTTATGGGTTATATGTCATCTATTCCATAGTGATGACCTTCTACTACAGTTTGTTTGAATGGTCAGGCATTGATAACAACATGGTCTTTAACGGGATTCAAAATTACATCACCTTGATGGGGGACGCCGTTTTTTGGACTTCCTTACAAAATAACTTTCTTTTAGTCGGCGCTTCGTTATTGACCCAACTCCCATTAGGTTTAATTATGGCATTACTTTTATTCAGTCCTATCAAAGGGATGAGATTCTTCCGATCGATCTATTTCATGCCTTTCCTGATGTCGACAGTAGCGATCGGTATCTTGTTCATCTATATCTTCGATGGAAACTTCGGGATTGTGAACCAGATCCTCGGACAACTAGGGCTGGAGTCATGGCAGAGAGGCTGGCTTGGAAATGAAGAGACGGCTATTTGGGCGGTTATCGCTACGGTTTGCTGGCAATTTGCACCTTTTTACATGATTTTATTCCGTGCAGCGATCGTAGGGATTCCGGAAGAATTGTATGAAGCTGCTGATATTGACGGAGCCAATTCCCGGAAGAAATTTTTTGCGATTACACTGCCATTGCTTGTTCCGACTATTATCACCTCTTCGATTCTATCGATTATCGGGGCACTGAAGTATTTTGATCTGATTTATGTCATGACAGATGGTGGGCCGAACAACTCGACAGAACTGATGGCCACCTATATGTATGAACAAACCTTTACTAATTTCAATATGGGGTACGGGAGCAGTATCTCGTTCAGTATGTTCATCATTGCGTTGATCGTCACCATATTCATCATCATTTTCGACCAGAAAAGGAAAGGAGCCAGCTAG